The region CTGGTGGGAAGGGGGTGCCATGGTAGAGCATGAGTTTATGGATGGACTTTCTACAAAATTAGCAATAACTTCAGGCTTAAAATCTACAGGTAGTTCTAATTATGCTGTTAGAAAGGCTCGCCAAAAAGTGGCTGAAGCTGATGCGAGTACGTTGGCATACACAGGAAATCTTAAATATACAGCGGTACCGGGCTTGGAATTAGCCGGAACAATTAATTATCAGGATAACTTCTGTCAAGATGAAATTGACAATTGTGGTTCAGCCACACTTTATGAAGCTCATGCAGTCTATAACAGAGCTAATTTTGGCTTAAGAGCATTATACGCTTGGTGGGATATTGATGGATCTGCAGTAAAAGCTGTTAGCGCAGATCAGCAGTATGGTTATTATGTAGAGCCTTCATATCGGTTTAATAATGCTTTCACTATGAATCAAGATATCGGAATCTTTGGGCGTTATGCCGTATGGAATAATCAAGACGGCAGTGGAGGGGGATCAGAAAATGAATATTCTCAATATAATGCTGGAGTTAACTGGTGGATTGATAAAGACGTCGTTGTAAAGATGGATTATCAAATACAAGATAATGGTTCTGCTGTTTCAAAAACGCTTGATGGTCTTAATTTAGGAATTGGGTATCAATTCTAAGTTTTATTAAATTATATCGAGGAGAAAATGACAAGTTTGGATGAAAATTATTTGCTGTGGCTTTTAAAAGAGATTCAAAAAAGCGATAGTCTATGGAAGGATGAATTGGGTTATGCTGTAAAATTAATCCAACAGAAGAAAGAAACCCATTTATAGATAATTTAAATAAAAATTTTTTGTTTTCCTTTATATGGATGATGCTAATGATAATTTTGTTAGCATCATCTTTGCATGCGCGAGGCGTATACCAAACTGATAAAGATTTTCTGGATGAGGTTTTTGATAATGCTCCGCCCAAAAGCAAGAAGATTATGTTGGTGGGTAAAATAAGAAAATCAGTTGAGAAAATTCTAGAACACCCCTATGGCTCGTTGCGTATTAGATATTGGAAAAAAGATGAAACAACAGCTTGGATATTAGAGGAAATTGGAAAAGTAGAACCCATCACTTTTGGTGTTGAAATCAAAGATAATGAAATTCAAGACATTAGAGTGTTAGAATTTAGGGAGATTAGAGGTTGGGAAGTTAGATATCCTGCCTTTAGAAAGCAGTTCGAAGGAGCGAGGCTAGTTGGAATGAAGCTAGATCGAGAGGTAGATGGCATATCAGGAGCTACGCTGTCGGTATGGGCAATGACGTCCATTGCTGAACTTTCCCTCTTCCTTGATGGGTATGTGAAAAATAAATGAAAAAAATAAGAATTACCCTTAAAGCAATTAATCAGGTACATAAGTTTACTGGCATTGCGGTTTGTGTTTTCTTAATTCACCTATCAATCACAGGTATATTTCTAAACCACACAGAGGAGTTAGGGCTAGACGAAAAATATACTGCTTCACCACTGATTTTAGGTTTATACAATATCTCTATTCCAGATAAGGAAGAATCATTTTCAGTAGATAATCATTTCATATCAAGGTTTGGCAATCAGGTATTTTTAGATAATCAACCTGTTTTTAAGAGCGAGAATCCAATCATTGGCGTAGTAATCTTCAATCAAATGTTAGTTTTAGCCTTCAAAAATGAACTTGTTTTATTAACTGAAGAGGGTGAGTTGATTGAAAAGCTGACAACTGCAACTGGCGTCCCTGAAAATATTCAAAAGTTCGGGGGATCTGACAGTATATTATTCCTTAAAGCCAGCAATCAATCATGGGAATCAGATGATGAAGGTCAAGAGTGGAGAGGGACAGACTCAAATTTTAATGAATGGAGTAACGAGGTTGTGATGCCTAATGAAAAGATACAACAGGTAGAATCTTATTTTTTAGGCAAGGGCGTCTCATTAGAACAATTTTTTCTTGACCTCCATAATGGAAATATTATTAAAGGTTTCGGAAAGTGGTTATTAGATATTATCGCTATCTTTTTATTGCTAATATCAATCTCTGGTATTTGGATTTGGTTGAGAAAAAAACGCTACTAAGCTTTATTCCCAAGAGGTAATTTTTCATCTAGTATTTCATGTATGAACCATTTGAAATACAACAAAATGTTGAAAACAATCACTCCTCTCTCAGCTATTTTTGTTTTGAATATAGCTTTTGCATCTGAAGATAAAGTGCTAAAACTGACATCTGAAAATTATTTTGCGACGAATCAAGCATGTCAATCCTATGAAGTGATTGAAGGGAAAAAATATTGTGTCAAAGAATCGTTGATTCCGCTAAATTCATGTGGCGTACAATCAGATTGGCCCTGTATGGACCCCGAAGGTTGCCTAGGTATCACTCAATTTATTAAGGAATAATTATGGCTTACATGAATACATTACGAATAATCATTTTTCTTATACTTATACCTCTCATAGGACATACGACAGAGGACTTAAAATACAGCTATATACACGACAGTATTGGTGACAGGGATGATGCAGAGGGGGATGTTACTTTTCGTACCCATCAAGACAATGGGGTTATGTATGAGTATGCCCACGTGAATATAAAGTGGAAAGGCGGGTTTTTTAAATCAAGCATAACTGATGACTTTATACAAAAAAAGGAAATAAAAAACGGTTTAGTTCTATACGACATTGTCGAGGGTGATCAAAAAAAAGGCTACAGTGTTTTTGCAAGACACATCAAAGTCAAAAATTATCCCGTTGGCTTTGAAACAAAAAAAATTATCAAAGATGAAGATAGGCATCCTGATTTTAGTGACTTTGACTGGATATTCAAATTCAAAGTAGAAAATATTGAAAGTATTGAAATAAATGGCCAGATGCGTAAATCAGTTCATACTAAATTATGGGGCTCTCGACCTACCAGTACAACCAACTGCAAGATGACTCAACCCGGCCAGAACTTTTCAACCTCAACGGGAGAGATCTATGTTGAGACTTGGTTTGATTTAAAAGATAGTAAATTATTAAAACAGGTGTTCACAAAGTACGGGTGTGTTCCATCTAAAAGGCTAGTCTCAAAAGAAACCTGGGTTTTGATTAATTAGGTATTTGCTTCAATCATTTTTTCTCTTGAAGTAGGAGTTTCCAAGCTAATTCTCCCCAAAAGCCCTTGCCTATAATCGTTAATAAAACTAATCGCAGCTTTTTCAAGGTTTGGCTTCCCTTTTTTAAGTACAAACCCTCTTTGTCTTGCAATATCATCTAAAAAAAATTCATCCTCGGGGAAGGGGGCTTCAAGCTTATATTTTTTGGTTATAGATTCTGGATACCTCAACTTAATCACGTCAGCTAATTCCAAAGCTGTTTCAATTTCATCATAAGCGTTTGACCCAATATTATTTGAGGCAGCTAAAAAAAATCCATCAAGGTCATAACCAATTTTTGGCCACATCATGCCAGGCGTATCTGTGAGGATAGTTTGCTTATTAATTTCTATTCTTTGTTGGCTTTTTGTCACTGCCGGAATATCACCTACCTTGGCAATTTTTTTGTGATGCAGTGCATTGATGATGGTTGATTTACCCACGTTAGGCACACCCATGATCATGATCCTTAATGGTTTAATCGAAGAATCACGGTGCGGCGCTAATTTTTGACATAGGGGTAATATTTTTTTTACATCGCCTTTATTCTTTGCAGATATGGGTATTGCTTGCGTTTTTGGTTGCGCATTAAAATATTCAAGCCAATGCTCAGTCGCATTAGGATCAGCTAAGTCGGATTTATTCAAGATTTTAAGGTGAGGTCTTTGCCTTCCTGCACGTATATTCTTAATAACCGGATTAACCGAGCTGCCAGGGATTCTGGCATCAAGTACCTCAATGATGACATCATTAATTTCCATCGCCTTTTCTGCATTATTTTTTGCTGCGGTCATATGACCTGGAAACCACTGAATACTCATAACCCTGCCCTTTAAATTTTTCTTACTAGCCAATCTTTTAATGCTAATGAGTGAATTGAGATTGAGGTAAACTAACGTCTATGCAAACACTTGATGAAATGAAACCTCAACAGTCACCCGAACTTCTCAAATCTTTACATATTTTAACCCGAGATGGAAAAATTAATCAGGATTCAAGAAGAAAGTTAAAGCAGGTCTATCACCTTTACAATTTTATAGAGCCGATTTTAGAAAAGATTAATCAGGAAAATGAGCATTATTCTATTGTCGATCATGGTTGCGGTAAGTCTTACCTTGGTTTTATCTTATACGACCTTTTCATCAAATCAAATTTAGGACAGGTGATTGGTATCGAAACTCGATCTGAGCTTGTAGAAAAATCTAAAGAATTAGCAAAGAAATTAAAATTTGATCGCATGCATTTTATTAATACCGCTATAGCGGATGCTGAAAATTTAGTACCGAATGATGTGGATATGGTCACAGCCCTGCATGCTTGCGACACCGCAACCGATGATGCAATTTTTTTTGGCCTCAAACGAAAAGTGAAATATTTATTTCTGGTACCATGCTGCCAGGCAGAGTTGGCTAAGTTGATGAGAAAAAATAAATCCACC is a window of Methylophilales bacterium DNA encoding:
- a CDS encoding porin; the protein is MNIKKSVLALAVLSTLSVSAMANTPTNEEIYQMMQEMKEEMAELKKENESLKGEVEDVAGSVDAVADATDEAIKAQVKLSNKTTIGGYGELHYNAHRDDDNSDNHKSQIDFHRFVLFINHEFNDKMRFVSELELEHSLSGEGQPGEVELEQAYIQYDLTQKTSLVGGLFLIPVGIMNETHEPPTFYGVERNDVEKNIIPTTWWEGGAMVEHEFMDGLSTKLAITSGLKSTGSSNYAVRKARQKVAEADASTLAYTGNLKYTAVPGLELAGTINYQDNFCQDEIDNCGSATLYEAHAVYNRANFGLRALYAWWDIDGSAVKAVSADQQYGYYVEPSYRFNNAFTMNQDIGIFGRYAVWNNQDGSGGGSENEYSQYNAGVNWWIDKDVVVKMDYQIQDNGSAVSKTLDGLNLGIGYQF
- a CDS encoding FMN-binding protein, producing MIILLASSLHARGVYQTDKDFLDEVFDNAPPKSKKIMLVGKIRKSVEKILEHPYGSLRIRYWKKDETTAWILEEIGKVEPITFGVEIKDNEIQDIRVLEFREIRGWEVRYPAFRKQFEGARLVGMKLDREVDGISGATLSVWAMTSIAELSLFLDGYVKNK
- a CDS encoding PepSY domain-containing protein — translated: MKKIRITLKAINQVHKFTGIAVCVFLIHLSITGIFLNHTEELGLDEKYTASPLILGLYNISIPDKEESFSVDNHFISRFGNQVFLDNQPVFKSENPIIGVVIFNQMLVLAFKNELVLLTEEGELIEKLTTATGVPENIQKFGGSDSILFLKASNQSWESDDEGQEWRGTDSNFNEWSNEVVMPNEKIQQVESYFLGKGVSLEQFFLDLHNGNIIKGFGKWLLDIIAIFLLLISISGIWIWLRKKRY
- the ylqF gene encoding ribosome biogenesis GTPase YlqF, producing MSIQWFPGHMTAAKNNAEKAMEINDVIIEVLDARIPGSSVNPVIKNIRAGRQRPHLKILNKSDLADPNATEHWLEYFNAQPKTQAIPISAKNKGDVKKILPLCQKLAPHRDSSIKPLRIMIMGVPNVGKSTIINALHHKKIAKVGDIPAVTKSQQRIEINKQTILTDTPGMMWPKIGYDLDGFFLAASNNIGSNAYDEIETALELADVIKLRYPESITKKYKLEAPFPEDEFFLDDIARQRGFVLKKGKPNLEKAAISFINDYRQGLLGRISLETPTSREKMIEANT
- a CDS encoding SAM-dependent methyltransferase, giving the protein MQTLDEMKPQQSPELLKSLHILTRDGKINQDSRRKLKQVYHLYNFIEPILEKINQENEHYSIVDHGCGKSYLGFILYDLFIKSNLGQVIGIETRSELVEKSKELAKKLKFDRMHFINTAIADAENLVPNDVDMVTALHACDTATDDAIFFGLKRKVKYLFLVPCCQAELAKLMRKNKSTSLTQPIAELWRHPIHTREVGSHLTNVLRCLLLESQGYKLTVTELVGWEHSMKNELIIAEYVGVKKGNARERSLEILKLFNLQELESKFII